One Corythoichthys intestinalis isolate RoL2023-P3 chromosome 9, ASM3026506v1, whole genome shotgun sequence DNA window includes the following coding sequences:
- the psma5 gene encoding proteasome subunit alpha type-5: MFLTRSEYDRGVNTFSPEGRLFQVEYAIEAIKLGSTAIGIQTSEGVCLAVEKRITSPLMEPNSIEKIVEIDSHIGCAMSGLIADAKTLIDKARVETQNHWFTYDETMTVESVTQAVSNLALQFGEEDADPGAMSRPFGVALLFGGVDEKGPQLYHMDPSGTFVQCDARAIGSASEGAQSSLQEVYHKSMTLKDAIKSSLTILKQVMEEKLNATNIELATVEPGKTFHMYSKEELEDVIKDI; the protein is encoded by the exons ATGTTCCTGACGAGATCGGAATATGACAG aggTGTCAACACATTCTCCCCTGAAGGAAGGTTATTCCAAGTCGAATATGCTATTGAGGCTATAAAA CTTGGCTCCACAGCCATTGGTATCCAGACATCAGAGGGGGTGTGTTTGGCTGTGGAGAAGAGGATCACCTCGCCGCTTATGGAGCCCAACAGCATTGAGAAGATCGTGGAGATCGACAGTCACATTG GTTGTGCGATGAGCGGCTTAATAGCCGACGCCAAGACCCTAATCGACAAAGCCCGGGTGGAAACACAA AATCACTGGTTCACGTACGATGAGACCATGACGGTAGAGAGCGTGACCCAGGCCGTGTCCAACTTGGCGCTGCAGTTCGGAGAGGAGGACGCCGACCCCGGTGCGATG AGTCGACCATTTGGCGTGGCACTTCTCTTTGGAGGCGTGGATGAAAAAGGACCCCAACT GTATCACATGGACCCCTCAGGAACCTTCGTGCAGTGTGACGCTCGAGCGATCGGCTCGGCATCTGAGGGTGCGCAGAGTTCCCTGCAAGAAGTTTACCACAAG TCCATGACGCTTAAAGATGCCATCAAATCATCTCTCACCATTCTGAAGCAGGTGATGGAGGAAAAGCTCAACGCCACCAACATTgag CTGGCAACTGTGGAGCCAGGGAAGACCTTCCACATGTACTCCAAAGAAGAGCTGGAGGACGTGATCAAGGATATTTAG